Proteins encoded in a region of the Triticum dicoccoides isolate Atlit2015 ecotype Zavitan chromosome 3A, WEW_v2.0, whole genome shotgun sequence genome:
- the LOC119273171 gene encoding glutathione transferase GST 23-like — protein MSEPVPVRLLGSFGSPFTHRAEAALRLKGVPYEFIQEDLGSKSELLLRHNPVHKKVPLLLHGDDDDDIRAVAESLVIVEYVDEAFEGPPLLPADPLARAASRFWAQFASDRCSRTLFKALWTPEGEARRGFVEEAKENLALMEAQLEGRRFFGGDSIGLLDIAASGLAWLPVLEEVAGVETSMIREEDYPELCRWRGEYASDEAVKKCLPSRDEMVAYYAAMKDRFVLHAKSMHKK, from the coding sequence ATGAGCGAGCCGGTGCCGGTGAGGCTGCTGGGCTCCTTCGGGAGCCCGTTCACGCACCGTGCCGAGGCGGCGCTCAGGCTGAAGGGGGTGCCTTACGAGTTCATCCAGGAGGACCTCGGCAGCAAAAGCGAGCTGCTGCTCCGGCACAACCCCGTGCACAAGAAGGTGCCCCTGCTCctccacggcgacgacgacgacgacatccGCGCCGTCGCCGAGTCGCTCGTCATCGTCGAGTACGTCGACGAGGCCTTCGAGGGCCCGCCGCTCCTGCCGGCCGACCCGctcgcccgcgccgcctcccgcttcTGGGCGCAGTTCGCCTCCGACAGGTGCTCGAGGACGCTGTTCAAGGCGCTGTGGACGCCGGAGGGCGAGGCGCGGAGGGGGTTCGTGGAGGAGGCCAAGGAGAACCTGGCGCTCATGGAGGCGCAGCTGGAGGGGAGGCGCTTCTTCGGAGGCGACTCCATAGGGCTCCTCGACATCGCCGCCAGCGGGCTCGCCTGGCTCCCCGtgctggaggaggtcgccggcgtGGAAACTAGCATGATCCGCGAGGAGGATTACCCTGAGTTGTGCCGGTGGCGCGGGGAGTACGCCTCCGACGAGGCCGTGAAGAAGTGCTTGCCGAGCAGGGACGAAATGGTCGCCTACTACGCGGCCATGAAGGACCGTTTCGTGCTCCATGCCAAGTCAATGCACAAGAAATAA